CGGTACTGTCGCCTTGCGGTTCAACGATAATGAACTTTTTACCATCGCGAGCTTCACAGCGAATTGCTTGATGCGAGGTTAAGACATTTACGCCACTCTCGACGAGTACTTTGTGTGCAAATTCAGAGACTTCCACGTCTTCTTTTTTCATAAGACGCGCGCCTCTTTCGATTTGGGTCACATTGGAGCCTAAGCGTGCAAAAGCTTGCGCCAGCTCAGAGCCGATAGGCCCACCACCAAGGACGACCAGCTTTTTCGGCGCTTCATCAAGCTCAGTAAACTTGTTCCATATGGTATCGCTGGTCACATAGCCGGTTTCTTCCAAGCCTGGCAAGTCTGGTACAAAGGGGCGCGCGCCAGTAGCGATAACAATGGAACGTGCGGTTAGTGTTTGCGTGCCGCCATCGTTTAGCGCAATCTCTACCGTCCATGGGTCGATAAATTTAGCGTAGCCTTTTAACACTTCGACACCCAAGTCCGTATAACGCTCGACGCTGTCATTTGGCGCAATATCAGCGATGACTTTATGGATACGGCTCATGACATTTTTGAATGAAAACTCTGGTGGCGTATTGTCTAAACCATAACGCTCAGCATGGCGCATTTGTTCAGCGACTTTCGCGCTTTTAATCAAAGCTTTACTGGGTACACAGCCATAGTTTAAGCAGTCGCCACCCATTTCGCCCGCTTCGATTAATGTCACTTTTGCTCGGACGGTCGCTGCGATATAGCTGGTCACTAAACCACCGGCACCAGCGCCAATCACAATCATATTACGGTCGAATTTTTTAGGTTTGCTATAGTTTTTATAGACGCGGCGCTTTTTTAGCATATTTAATATCCCTTTTGCTATTAATGGGAAGAAACCTAACAACGCAAATGAGACAATTAAATTAAACGATAAAATCCCTGACAAGCTGTCAATTTGCGCCAGTTGCGTACCGGCATTAACGAATACAAAGGTGCCTGCAAGCATACCAACTTGGCTTACCCAGTAGAATGTCCTCGCTTTAATCGCGGTGACGCCCATGAGTAAATTAATCAAAAAGAACGGAAATATCGGTACTAAGCGTAAGGTAAATAAGTAAAACCCGCCTTCTTTTTCAACGCCAGCATCAATGGCTGCTAAGCGTTCAGGAAAGCGCTGCTTAATCGTATCACGCAGTAAATAACGTGAGGTTAAAAAGGCGAGTGTCGCACCAATACTGGATGCAAATGAGGCTACCAATAAGCCTTGCCATAAGCCAAATAACGCCCCAGCTGCTAAGGTTAAAATAGCTGCACCCGGTAAGGATAGGGCGGTGACGACGACGTAAAGTAAAAAGAACCCACCGATAATTAATAGTGGTGATTGCGCTTTATAGTCGTTAAATTGCGCCATCGACCCTTTTAAGCCGTCAAGCGTCAATAATTGATTTAGGTCAAAATAAAAAAAGCTTGCCGCTAATATCAATATTAACAGTATTAAAAATATTCTTTTAATCATGAAATGTCCGGCTAAATAGTGGGGCAAAGGTTAAAGATCACAGTGATTTTTTTGGTTGAGCATCTTCATTGTTTTAATAGCAGCAGCCATTCCATTGAATGGTTCGAATGGTCTATTAGTTTATCTACTATAAAATAGCTAACTTATCAGTATTAACAGTATATAGCCTGTGTTCTGCTGACTGGCATTTTTATTACCATTATCAAAATGAGGACAGGCTTTAGTCTAACAGTAGGCACGATTTAATAAGCCCTATTGAATAGGCACTATCTGATTTTGCGTAAAAGAGGTTCTTTTGCCTAATGTTAACGTGTCCCAATCTCGCATTAAGAATAACGCGACACAGGCAGCCAACATTGGCCATGCGGCAAAAAACAGTAAGTTATCAAAAGGCGTTAGGTAGAGACCAAAGGTTGCAAAAGTAGAGGCTGCGTGTAGCAATAAAATGATGCCGTATGTCCACTTTTTGAACAAACCTGCCACAAACAAAAAGATGAGTATAATTTGCAAGCTACCAACAACGTAAACAATGCTGGTGCCTAAATTTTCTAGTGCATAAAATTTAGCAAACACACTTGCAGCATGTTCAGGGTTTACAAATTTGTCGAGTGTCCAAAAGAAGAACACAATGAAGATACCAAGTCGAAGCAATAATAGTGAAAGTGGTAAATGTTTTGGCATAACTTTTTGCATAAGTTTTCGCTTTTGAAAAGTTTTAAAAATGGGTTCAAAAAATTAATGAATGAAATGAGTATCGATACTTTCTATCATTATAAAATAAACATAAAGAAAAATATTTACCATATTGAGTGATTGCTCAAAAATGAATACAATATTGCTGCTAGATGCTATAAAGAAACTTATTGTAGTTGTTCTTGAATGATTGTTCAAGTTCGTATTGTCTTGTATATTATGGTTACAAGAATTCGTTACACTCTTTCAATAAATCAGCAATGCTAGCTTAAAGGT
The nucleotide sequence above comes from Psychrobacter sp. P2G3. Encoded proteins:
- a CDS encoding bifunctional TVP38/TMEM64 family protein/FAD-dependent oxidoreductase, translated to MIKRIFLILLILILAASFFYFDLNQLLTLDGLKGSMAQFNDYKAQSPLLIIGGFFLLYVVVTALSLPGAAILTLAAGALFGLWQGLLVASFASSIGATLAFLTSRYLLRDTIKQRFPERLAAIDAGVEKEGGFYLFTLRLVPIFPFFLINLLMGVTAIKARTFYWVSQVGMLAGTFVFVNAGTQLAQIDSLSGILSFNLIVSFALLGFFPLIAKGILNMLKKRRVYKNYSKPKKFDRNMIVIGAGAGGLVTSYIAATVRAKVTLIEAGEMGGDCLNYGCVPSKALIKSAKVAEQMRHAERYGLDNTPPEFSFKNVMSRIHKVIADIAPNDSVERYTDLGVEVLKGYAKFIDPWTVEIALNDGGTQTLTARSIVIATGARPFVPDLPGLEETGYVTSDTIWNKFTELDEAPKKLVVLGGGPIGSELAQAFARLGSNVTQIERGARLMKKEDVEVSEFAHKVLVESGVNVLTSHQAIRCEARDGKKFIIVEPQGDSTDKQSSTGKQDSQNKQEIAIEYDELLCAVGRSARLEGYGLETLGIETERTIETDDYLETLYPNIYAAGDVVGPYQFTHVASHQAWYAAVNGLFGHLKKFKVDYRVIPWTTFIDPEVARVGLNEQEAIEKGIDFEITRYDFKDLDRAVTESANYGFIKVITPKGKDKILGVTIVAEHAGDLMPEFILAMKHGLGLNKILGTIHMYPTWAEGNKYAAGEWKRNHAPEKVLNWLEKYHTWRRG